The Leishmania panamensis strain MHOM/PA/94/PSC-1 chromosome 32 sequence genome window below encodes:
- a CDS encoding serine/threonine-protein kinase Nek1, putative (TriTrypDB/GeneDB-style sysID: LpmP.32.0290) translates to MDKYQRVKVLGKGSFGSAILIKRKTDGLLFVVKEVGMMRMSKKERDEARHECTVLQQLQHPNIVRYVEQFENNNNLYIVMEYCDGGDLAEKVKQSRGPMKESSMLYYFSQICLAMEYLHARHILHRDIKTMNVFLMKNGAVKLGDFGISTVLRTTMGMANTVCGTPYYFSPELCRNRPYNNKSDIWALGVLLYECATGGRHPFDGTSMNQLMQRIVQGHYVPLSSQYSSDFRKMVDWCLQKDPAKRPSIKQTLALPLMRSSLEQLEENLMLATQCRVRLKDIMDFESAMDQEERKGNSPQPSPKPSPHVVAKDGVSPGQAAALAMAHHRISPPSQQPSQPPMPSPGCGGTPAVVGPKPSAPVQRSPSASPRQDNGLHYFYSPYLKKPIVSPLLPGGGARHAPADAPNGVIPPPPAPRPLEEPHHIPPMRNNVNLGGGAAEDRRGLEAGGAPAAAAAVTPGPSPNPADVFHADMRRVDAIIARYGRNTDEKAKETIHAYMRRKHEAYLKRQKEELEVRERRNKMRKDELRRVLENQRMAATPLHNNDHRSSPQLNNMNANGYADDRSPRRGAPQSRAKPENLQRPSRSPPSSPSQAKELVLAHTPTSAEAPVFGRDPRRGAPPGEPVSRPTTPQRQCLPPQTRSSVPAFPHGDPVARKPLRRVLCAANSPQQALPVQQRRSETKEARRAVTPCPLRTPSARLGIPRDAAIDIDCRSSANSKLEPPCRGRKAPLSAGLGGGIDGHRMMLQPSQQQPPQPRRHTEEEQLVAPRDRREQRALDDAVVARRPSALYPISGDVRGHRTPCQAAQPQPLNERELLSKGVPGAAAAERAPPSVGGNPRLQRPSRALQGYLKPLNGRGEDGLSPLTSPISGQSPREGAAGAEHGHRGSSGVSPSARPKQLPSAGNANLPSAVQLELVDIPRAAAPSPKTPVNSSALVGETLRALRRHKMQGGAPAPPSPSAVAAEVKDLPALNFASPELERGVRRSQHRYHSEEAAVRRGMMREQGSRDDERFLTDEYRKQHHSEESAVPNTLEVLRNLRMQQDQAMEAEGGAREEANPGGQLALLKQRQRMQHRPRQSSASSCASVALTPPLMTRAAEAVSPPKSEALSFHDRKARGSRDKAAARPSAAHVTALSLGGVNRIAAPSQAALPSAYVGAPPSPKPSTGGGGGVQSSMDGYAEMLQHLKDLLQRRRCSRAGGGSAPISPNTADSAQPAMHRQGDPVARSPVPIPKRELPPPLNPMPFDGDDISGTNGSDDAGVLLSPPHLKETRPLHPQRASLPALKIRLSGNAEEEDEEEDDDFEDAVPLSPVRCAELNDAYARQQDQQPQKSHRASEDVYTNVVDLTSATMEEELEGEEGYTGYDKLPYSNELLKGLQS, encoded by the coding sequence ATGGACAAGTACCAGAGGGTGAAGGTGCTGGGGAAGGGCAGCTTTGGCAGCGCCATCCTCATCAAGCGCAAGACGGATGGGCTCCTGTTTGTGGTGAAAGAGGTAGGAATGATGAGGATGAGCAAGAAGGAGCGAGATGAGGCACGGCACGAGTGCACagtactgcagcagctgcagcaccccaATATCGTCCGCTACGTGGAGCAGTTTGAGAATAATAACAACCTCTACATTGTTATGGAGTactgcgacggcggtgacttggcggagaaggtgaagcagAGCCGCGGCCCTATGAAAGAGTCAAGCATGCTGTACTACTTCTCACAAATCTGCCTTGCGATGGAGTACCTGCACGCTCGCCACATCCTGCACCGCGACATCAAAACAATGAACGTCTTCCTCATGAAAAACGGAGCGGTGAAGCTCGGCGACTTTGGCATATCGACGGTGTTGCGCACGACAATGGGGATGGCCAACACCGTGTGCGGCACTCCCTATTACTTCTCTCCTGAGCTCTGCCGCAACCGTCCGTACAACAACAAGAGCGACATCTGGGCTCTCGGCGTGTTGCTGTACGAATGTGCCACCGGTGGACGCCACCCATTTGACGGCACCAGCATGAACCAGCTCATGCAACGCATTGTACAGGGGCACTACGTTCCTCTCTCCAGCCAGTACTCCTCAGACTTTCGCAAGATGGTTGACTGGTGCCTCCAGAAGGACCCAGCTAAGCGGCCTAGTATCAAGCAGACACTCGCTCTCCCGCTAATGCGCAGCTCTCTCGAGCAACTAGAGGAGAACTTGATGCTTGCTACCCAGTGCCGAGTGCGCCTGAAGGACATCATGGACTTCGAATCTGCTATGGATCAGGAGGAGCGCAAAGGAAACTCCCCACAGCCTTCTCCAAAGCCTTCCCCTCACGTAGTCGCCAAGGATGGGGTATCACCAGGTCAGGCGGCTGCGCTCGCCATGGCGCATCACCGCATATCCCCGCCATCGCAAcagccgtcgcagccgccaaTGCCATCCCCAGGATGCGGCGGcacgccggcggtggtggggccAAAGCCGTCTGCTCCTGTCCAGCGAAGCCCCTCTGCGAGTCCACGGCAAGACAACGGCCTTCACTACTTCTACAGTCCCTACCTGAAGAAACCCATCGTCAGCCCTTTGCTGCcgggtggtggcgccagGCACGCCCCAGCGGATGCCCCGAACGGTGTTATTCCCCCGCCCCCAGCTCCACGTCCCCTTGAGGAGCCGCATCACATACCTCCGATGCGCAACAACGTCAacctcggcggtggcgccgctgaggATCGGCGGGGTCTTGAGGCTGGtggtgctccagcagcagcagcagcagtgacccCTGGGCCCTCTCCCAATCCCGCGGACGTCTTTCACGCTGATATGCGCCGTGTAGACGCCATCATCGCCCGGTACGGCCGCAACACGGACGAGAAGGCGAAAGAGACGATCCACGCCTACATGCGTCGCAAGCACGAGGCGTACCTGAAGCGACAGAAAGAGGAACTTGAGGTCCGCGAGCGGCGGAACAAGATGCGCAAAGATGAGCTTCGCCGCGTCCTAGAGAATCAGCGGATGGCCGCCACGCCTCTCCACAATAACGATCACCGCAGCAGTCCTCAGCTGAACAACATGAACGCGAACGGGTACGCCGATGATCGCTCGCCACGCAGAGGCGCTCCGCAGTCCCGTGCCAAGCCGGAGAATCTGCAACGACCCTCCCGCTCCCCGCCATCATCTCCGTCACAGGCCAAGGAGCTCGTCTTGGCTCACACACCGACCAGCGCCGAAGCACCTGTCTTTGGCCGTGACCCGCGTCGTGGTGCTCCTCCAGGAGAGCCTGTGAGCCGCCCCAcgacaccgcagcggcagtgcttGCCACCGCAGACGCGTAGTTCAGTGCCAGCCTTCCCGCATGGGGATCCTGTGGCGAGGAAGCCGCTGCGAAGAGTTTTGTGCGCGGCGAACTCGCCACAGCAGGCGCTCCctgtccagcagcgccgctctgAGACAAAGGAGGCACGTCGCGCCGTCACGCCCTGTCCACTGCGCACCCCGTCGGCGCGGCTTGGCATCCCGCGTGACGCCGCTATCGACATCGACTGTCGGTCTTCAGCGAACTCAAAACTGGAGCCACCCTGTCGAGGCCGAAAGgcgccgctctctgccgGCCTTGGCGGTGGCATCGACGGCCACCGGATGATGCTGCAGCCCAGTCAACAGCAACCGCCACAACCCCGGCGGCATacggaagaggagcagctggtTGCACCTCGCGACAGGCGCGAACAGCGTGCGCTTGACGACGCTGTGGTTGCGCGCCGCCCATCCGCCCTTTACCCCATCTCAGGCGACGTTCGTGGGCACCGCACACCCTGTcaggctgcgcagccgcagccgctgaaCGAGCGAGAGTTGCTTAGCAAGGGCGTACCTggggccgctgcggcagagcgcGCCCCCCCGAGTGTTGGTGGTAACCCCCGTCTTCAACGACCGAGTCGTGCGCTGCAGGGGTACTTGAAGCCCCTCAACGGGCGTGGCGAGGATGGCTTGTCGCCTTTGACGAGTCCGATCTCTGGTCAGAGCCCCAGAGagggtgctgctggagcggaGCACGGCCACAGGGGTTCCTCTGGCGTGTCACCTTCTGCAAGGCCGAAGCAGCTTCCCAGTGCTGGCAACGCAAACCTGCCATCGGCGGTTCAGTTGGAGCTGGTCGACATCCCACGTGCCGCAGCTCCGTCCCCGAAGACGCCGGTGAACTCTTCTGCCCTAGTTGGGGAGACGCTTCGTGCACTTCGTCGCCACAAGATGCAGGGTGGCGCACCGGCACCTCCTTCGCCATCCGCTGTGGCAGCTGAGGTGAAGGACCTGCCAGCGCTCAACTTCGCTTCTCCTGAGCTTGAGCGTGGGGTACGTCGCAGCCAACACCGATATCACTCGGAAGAAGCCGCCGTGCGCCGCGGCATGATGCGTGAGCAAGGCTCTCGCGACGATGAACGCTTCTTGACGGATGAGTACCGCAAGCAGCACCACTCAGAGGAGTCCGCCGTGCCCAATACGCTGGAGGTGTTGCGCAATTTGCGTATGCAGCAAGACCAGGCCATGGAGGCGGAAGGCGGGGCTCGGGAGGAGGCGAATCCTGGAGGGCAGCTGGCGCTactgaagcagcggcagcgaatgCAACATCGGCCACGGCAAAGCTCGGCGTCTTCATGCGCGTCGGTTGCGCTGACACCGCCGCTAATGACACGAGCCGCGGAGGCCGTGTCGCCTCCCAAATCGGAGGCACTTTCCTTTCACGACAGGAAGGCTCGGGGGTCTCGCGACAAAGCAGCAGCCCGACCGTCCGCGGCGCACGTGACGGCACTTTCGTTGGGTGGCGTTAATCGCATCGCCGCTCCAtcgcaggcagcgctgccatccGCCTATGTTggcgcaccgccgtcgcctaAGCCATCAACAggtggcgggggcggcgTTCAGAGCTCGATGGATGGGTACGCGGagatgctgcagcacctgaaagatctcctccagcgccggcgctgctcacgTGCCGGGGGTGGTAGCGCCCCTATTTCGCCAAATACTGCTGACTCGGCGCAACCTGCGATGCATCGCCAGGGTGACCCGGTAGCGCGGTCGCCAGTGCCGATCCCGAAGCGAGAACTGCCTCCACCACTGAATCCCATGCCGTTTGACGGCGATGACATCAGTGGCACGaacggcagcgatgacgcTGGCGTTCTCTTGTCCCCACCGCACCTGAAGGAAACGAGACCGCTGCACCCTCAGCGAGCCTCTCTTCCTGCCCTGAAGATCCGGTTAAGCGGAAatgcggaggaagaggacgaggaggaggacgatgacTTTGAAGATGCCGTCCCGCTGTCGCCAGTGCGATGTGCTGAGCTCAACGACGCCTATGCCCGTCAGCAGGACCAGCAGCCCCAGAAATCACATCGTGCATCGGAGGACGTGTACACGAATGTTGTGGACTTGACATCGGCTACGATGGAAGAAGAAttggagggcgaggagggctaCACGGGCTACGACAAGCTGCCATATTCGAACGAGCTGCTCAAGGGCCTCCAGTCCTGA